The Enterococcus rotai genome includes a window with the following:
- a CDS encoding GNAT family N-acetyltransferase, which yields MIETKRLIIRTVEKTEIDLNALYTLLSDEEVNKYLPWYPIKDKDEAKQFYESQIESNYQKQGGYYFVICLKENPHPVGYIAVSGAKSHDFGYGLLKEYWGLGLVTEASEAIIDFLRIQGWLYITATHDIHNIGSGKVMQKIGMSYKYSYKELWQPKNVEVTFRLYQLNLDNNQERIYTEYWDRYSEHFIEDL from the coding sequence TTGATAGAAACAAAACGATTGATCATTCGGACCGTTGAAAAAACAGAAATAGATCTGAATGCGTTATACACCCTATTATCTGATGAAGAGGTAAATAAGTATCTTCCTTGGTACCCTATAAAGGATAAAGACGAAGCGAAGCAGTTTTATGAATCTCAGATTGAATCGAATTACCAAAAACAAGGGGGTTATTATTTTGTCATTTGCCTGAAAGAAAATCCACACCCAGTTGGCTATATTGCAGTAAGTGGCGCAAAAAGCCATGATTTTGGTTATGGTTTATTGAAAGAGTATTGGGGCTTAGGACTGGTGACAGAGGCTAGTGAGGCAATTATCGATTTTTTAAGAATCCAGGGGTGGCTCTATATTACAGCTACGCATGATATCCATAATATTGGTAGCGGTAAGGTCATGCAAAAAATTGGTATGAGCTACAAATATTCTTACAAAGAGCTGTGGCAACCTAAGAATGTAGAAGTGACGTTTAGATTGTATCAATTGAATTTAGATAATAATCAAGAAAGAATCTACACGGAATATTGGGATAGATATTCAGAGCATTTTATAGAAGATTTATAG
- a CDS encoding MerR family transcriptional regulator has protein sequence MAYKIHEFSKMTGLTPYTLRFYEKEGLITVKRDLNNIRIYDDRNKEWIDFFMHLKKTGMTIEDLKQYLIWWHEGEATNQNRLDLLKKQKQIALEEMKQIQEGIDMLDYKIGVYTERVKNSPIKK, from the coding sequence TTGGCTTATAAAATTCATGAATTTTCAAAAATGACTGGTCTTACACCCTATACTCTACGTTTTTATGAAAAAGAAGGACTAATCACCGTTAAAAGAGATTTGAATAATATTCGGATTTACGATGATCGAAATAAAGAATGGATCGATTTTTTTATGCATTTGAAAAAAACAGGTATGACGATCGAAGATTTAAAACAATACTTAATTTGGTGGCATGAAGGAGAAGCCACGAATCAAAATCGATTAGATCTCTTAAAAAAACAAAAGCAGATTGCCCTTGAAGAAATGAAACAAATTCAAGAAGGAATTGACATGTTAGATTATAAAATAGGTGTGTATACCGAACGAGTGAAAAACAGTCCTATAAAAAAATAA
- a CDS encoding DUF1697 domain-containing protein, which produces MTTYIALLRGVNVGGKNRVVMATLKERFEQHGFTNVSTFLNSGNVLFSSEETNSLQLTEDCEKLIESEFGLKIIVTIVSAKMLLEALEQMPEWWNTDKESKHNVIFVIPPTTTEEVIESVGEAKAEYEKVAYHERVIFWSAPIKTFSRSRWSKIVGTKMYSRITIRNANTVNKLAELVQKNN; this is translated from the coding sequence ATGACAACTTATATTGCTTTATTACGTGGCGTTAATGTGGGTGGGAAAAATCGTGTGGTCATGGCAACGTTGAAAGAACGGTTTGAACAGCATGGATTTACAAATGTTAGTACGTTTTTAAATAGTGGCAATGTTCTTTTTTCTAGTGAAGAAACGAATAGTTTACAACTCACAGAAGATTGTGAAAAACTAATTGAATCTGAGTTTGGGCTTAAAATCATTGTGACGATTGTGTCTGCCAAAATGTTACTGGAAGCATTAGAGCAGATGCCAGAATGGTGGAATACAGATAAAGAATCAAAGCACAATGTGATTTTTGTGATCCCGCCAACAACAACCGAGGAAGTAATCGAATCTGTCGGCGAGGCTAAAGCGGAGTACGAAAAAGTTGCTTATCACGAACGAGTCATTTTCTGGTCGGCACCGATCAAAACCTTCTCAAGAAGCCGTTGGTCAAAAATCGTTGGAACAAAGATGTACAGTCGAATTACAATCAGAAATGCAAACACTGTAAATAAGCTTGCGGAGCTAGTGCAAAAAAATAATTAA
- the gatB gene encoding Asp-tRNA(Asn)/Glu-tRNA(Gln) amidotransferase subunit GatB, translated as MNFETVIGLEVHVELKTNSKIFSPAPAHFGAEPNSNTNVIDWGYPGVLPVMNKQALEFGMKAALALNCEISKDTHFDRKNYFYPDNPKAYQISQFDQPIGHDGWIDIEVEGKTKRIRIERVHLEEDAGKNIHGDGGYSYVDLNRQGTPLIEIVSEADMRSPEEAYAYLEAIRSIILFTGVSDVKMEEGSMRCDANISLRPYGQEEFGTKAELKNLNSMSFVKKGLAFEEKRQAKVLLSGGEIQQETRRFDETTNKTLLMRVKEGSSDYRYFPEPDVPRFAIDDEWIEKVRHSLPEMPASRRARYIKELGLPEYDAMVLTLTKEMSDFFEEALNEGADAKQVSNWLMGEVSAYLNSEKIELPDTKLTPANLAGMITLIEDGTISSKIAKKVFKELIENGGDAKEVVEAKGLVQLSDPSQLLPIINEVLDNNQQSVDDFKNGKDRAVGFLVGQIMKATKGQANPGVVNKLLQEELAKR; from the coding sequence ATGAATTTTGAAACTGTCATTGGACTTGAGGTCCATGTAGAATTAAAGACAAATTCTAAAATCTTTTCACCTGCGCCAGCTCATTTTGGTGCAGAACCAAATAGCAATACTAATGTGATCGACTGGGGTTACCCAGGCGTATTACCTGTTATGAATAAACAAGCACTTGAGTTTGGGATGAAAGCAGCGCTTGCGTTAAATTGTGAGATTTCAAAAGACACTCATTTTGACCGTAAAAACTATTTCTACCCAGATAATCCCAAAGCTTACCAAATTTCTCAATTCGATCAACCAATCGGTCACGATGGCTGGATCGATATCGAAGTGGAAGGCAAAACAAAACGTATTCGTATTGAACGTGTCCATTTAGAAGAAGATGCTGGTAAAAATATTCACGGTGATGGCGGTTATTCTTATGTTGATTTAAACCGTCAAGGTACACCACTGATCGAAATCGTTTCAGAAGCAGATATGCGTTCACCAGAAGAAGCCTATGCGTATTTAGAAGCTATTCGTTCAATCATTCTATTTACAGGCGTTTCTGATGTGAAAATGGAAGAAGGCTCAATGCGTTGTGATGCCAATATCTCTTTACGTCCTTATGGCCAAGAAGAATTCGGTACAAAAGCAGAGCTTAAAAACTTAAACTCAATGAGTTTCGTTAAAAAAGGTCTTGCCTTTGAAGAAAAACGCCAAGCAAAAGTGTTGCTATCTGGTGGAGAAATCCAACAAGAAACACGTCGCTTTGATGAAACAACCAATAAAACATTATTGATGCGTGTTAAAGAAGGATCAAGTGATTACCGTTACTTCCCAGAACCAGATGTGCCACGTTTTGCAATCGATGATGAATGGATTGAAAAAGTTCGTCATAGCTTACCAGAAATGCCGGCCTCTCGTCGTGCTCGTTATATTAAAGAATTAGGCTTACCAGAATACGATGCAATGGTTCTAACACTAACTAAAGAAATGTCTGATTTCTTTGAAGAAGCATTAAACGAAGGTGCTGATGCGAAACAAGTGTCTAACTGGTTGATGGGTGAAGTATCAGCGTATCTAAACAGCGAGAAAATCGAATTACCAGACACTAAATTAACACCTGCTAATTTAGCTGGTATGATCACCTTGATCGAAGATGGAACAATTAGTTCGAAAATCGCTAAAAAAGTCTTTAAAGAGTTGATTGAAAACGGTGGCGATGCCAAAGAAGTGGTTGAAGCCAAAGGGTTAGTTCAATTATCTGATCCATCACAATTATTGCCGATCATCAATGAGGTGCTGGATAATAACCAACAATCTGTCGATGATTTCAAAAATGGGAAAGATCGTGCGGTTGGCTTTTTAGTTGGTCAAATTATGAAAGCTACCAAAGGACAAGCCAATCCGGGCGTTGTGAACAAATTGCTCCAAGAAGAATTAGCAAAACGCTAG
- a CDS encoding SDR family oxidoreductase encodes MSKKVWFVTGGSKGLGLILTKALLNNGHQVITTSRDKESLIQKVGAESPSFLPVSLSLTDETDIKRVIALAVEKFGRIDVLVNNAGFMVAGAAEDLTDEEVRACFDVNVFGTLNMMRAIIPIMRSQKSGYIINTSSISGLYAGAFESTYAGTKFAINGICQAVAEEVKPVGIHVINAAPGYLRTEFLSENSYAMSHTISEPYKKSVEERLGFVTAMNGNQAGDPEKVAALYMDVVEMTQPPLELMVGSDAYELALNMANQKIQMTEQYKELSESIDFIQKEK; translated from the coding sequence ATGAGTAAAAAGGTCTGGTTCGTAACAGGAGGTTCAAAAGGGTTAGGATTAATTTTAACAAAAGCGTTGCTAAATAATGGGCATCAAGTTATCACAACAAGTCGTGACAAAGAAAGTTTAATTCAAAAGGTGGGAGCTGAAAGTCCCTCTTTTTTACCTGTTAGCTTGTCGCTTACAGATGAGACAGATATCAAACGTGTAATTGCGTTAGCCGTTGAAAAATTCGGTAGGATCGATGTCTTAGTAAATAATGCAGGGTTTATGGTAGCAGGAGCTGCAGAGGATTTAACAGATGAGGAAGTTCGTGCCTGTTTTGATGTCAATGTGTTCGGGACATTGAATATGATGAGAGCTATTATACCGATCATGCGAAGTCAAAAATCGGGTTATATCATCAATACATCCTCGATTTCTGGCCTTTATGCAGGCGCATTTGAATCAACCTATGCAGGAACGAAATTTGCAATCAATGGAATTTGCCAAGCTGTTGCAGAAGAAGTTAAACCAGTTGGAATCCACGTCATCAATGCAGCACCAGGGTATTTACGAACAGAATTTTTATCAGAAAATTCCTATGCGATGTCTCATACAATCAGCGAGCCATACAAAAAATCAGTAGAAGAACGTTTAGGTTTTGTTACTGCGATGAATGGGAATCAAGCAGGAGACCCTGAAAAAGTTGCTGCACTTTATATGGATGTCGTTGAAATGACACAACCACCTTTAGAGTTAATGGTAGGTAGTGATGCATACGAGTTAGCTTTAAATATGGCAAATCAGAAAATACAAATGACTGAGCAATATAAAGAATTGTCAGAGTCAATTGATTTTATACAAAAGGAGAAATAG
- a CDS encoding deoxynucleoside kinase — translation MAVIVLAGTIGAGKSSLTEIISEHLGSEAFYESVDDNEVLPLFYADPKKYAFLLQIYFLNKRFDSIKQALSHENNVLDRSIYEDSLLFHLNADLGRANETEVKVYDSLLENMLQELPYAAQKKRPDLLVHIKISFPKMLERIQKRGRAYEQVEQDPALYDYYKELNERYERWFEEYNESPKIQIDGDKYDFIESEVAKKQVVQMIENKLAEID, via the coding sequence ATGGCAGTGATCGTTTTAGCAGGTACAATTGGTGCAGGGAAATCTAGTTTAACAGAAATTATTTCAGAACATTTAGGTTCGGAGGCTTTTTATGAATCAGTGGATGATAATGAAGTCTTGCCTTTATTTTATGCAGATCCTAAAAAATACGCATTTTTACTACAAATTTATTTCTTGAATAAGCGTTTTGACAGTATTAAACAAGCCCTCTCTCATGAAAATAATGTCTTGGATCGCTCGATCTATGAAGATTCTTTATTATTTCATTTAAATGCCGATTTAGGGAGAGCAAATGAAACAGAAGTAAAAGTTTATGATTCACTATTAGAGAATATGTTACAAGAGTTACCTTATGCAGCTCAAAAAAAGCGTCCTGATCTATTAGTGCATATTAAAATATCTTTCCCTAAGATGTTAGAACGAATTCAAAAACGAGGTCGAGCTTATGAACAAGTAGAGCAAGATCCAGCATTATATGATTACTATAAGGAATTAAATGAACGTTATGAGAGATGGTTTGAGGAATATAATGAAAGTCCCAAAATCCAAATTGATGGGGATAAGTATGATTTTATCGAAAGTGAAGTAGCCAAAAAACAAGTAGTTCAAATGATCGAAAACAAGCTAGCTGAAATCGATTAA
- a CDS encoding DUF6933 domain-containing protein: MIIVPTKKSLPLFNEFPVSTNTSSSTERSFFSWHANYFTLDRKKILVLVNDLSFSPIVLADINATNRQHLSDYIKEGIEHVFSYSTDKPYQLKKYFLRAGRMEISYAHNRSISGINNNMIQTLKSYPEDIDLNSRLQTSVMESLAKTPYRSMTPEYSFSIDVVKKELDKL; encoded by the coding sequence ATGATTATTGTCCCTACAAAAAAATCATTACCACTTTTCAATGAATTTCCCGTCTCTACTAATACTTCAAGTTCAACTGAACGTTCTTTTTTCTCTTGGCATGCTAATTATTTTACTTTAGATAGAAAAAAGATCTTAGTGCTAGTAAACGATTTGTCCTTTTCCCCTATTGTGTTAGCTGATATTAATGCAACAAACAGACAGCATCTTTCTGATTACATAAAAGAAGGCATCGAACATGTTTTTAGTTATAGTACAGACAAACCTTATCAACTAAAAAAATATTTTCTGAGAGCTGGCAGAATGGAAATTTCTTATGCCCATAACCGCTCGATCAGCGGTATTAACAACAACATGATTCAAACATTGAAATCTTATCCTGAAGACATTGACCTGAATTCACGACTACAGACTTCTGTAATGGAATCCCTCGCCAAAACGCCCTATCGTAGTATGACTCCTGAATATTCTTTTAGTATTGATGTTGTAAAAAAAGAATTAGATAAGTTATAG
- the rlmD gene encoding 23S rRNA (uracil(1939)-C(5))-methyltransferase RlmD, with protein sequence MNNFPVNKNETIEVDIIDLTHEGMGVAKVDGYPLFIENALPGEKVEIKVLKVGKSFGYGKVMTILKSSEDRVPVKDANFTKVGISPLQHLAYGAQLRFKTDQVKNVMQRVAKLPDVPVLDALGMNNPWGYRNKAQIPVRKIEDKLQTGFFRKNSHDLIPLEHFYIQDPKIDEAVIKIRDIMRRYSIKPYNESDNTGNLRHIVVRRGYHTGEMMVVLITRTPKLFPTSKIIPDILEALPEVVSIVQNVNPKKTNVIFGDETILLHGEDKMIDTIFDLKFEISSRSFYQVNPQQTEVMYNKVKEYAALTGDEIVVDAYCGIGTIGLTLAKDAKHVYGVEVIEEAVKNAESNAKLNEITNATFTAGLAEEALPRMIENDIKPDVVIVDPPRKGLEASLVETLIETKPARIVYVSCNPATLARDLALLVEGGFEVKEVQPVDNFPQTTHIESVTLLTRAVQ encoded by the coding sequence ATGAATAATTTTCCAGTAAACAAAAATGAAACAATCGAAGTTGATATTATTGATTTGACACATGAAGGAATGGGTGTTGCCAAAGTGGATGGCTACCCGCTTTTTATAGAAAATGCTTTGCCTGGTGAAAAAGTTGAAATCAAAGTGCTGAAAGTCGGAAAAAGTTTTGGCTATGGAAAAGTGATGACGATTTTAAAATCAAGTGAAGACCGTGTTCCAGTTAAGGATGCAAATTTCACAAAAGTTGGTATTAGTCCGTTACAGCATTTAGCTTATGGCGCACAACTAAGATTTAAAACAGATCAAGTAAAAAATGTGATGCAACGCGTAGCCAAGTTACCAGATGTTCCTGTTTTAGATGCATTAGGCATGAACAATCCTTGGGGTTACCGTAATAAAGCACAGATTCCTGTTCGGAAAATTGAAGATAAACTACAAACTGGTTTCTTCAGAAAAAATAGTCATGATCTAATTCCTTTAGAACATTTCTATATTCAAGATCCAAAAATCGATGAAGCAGTGATTAAGATCCGTGATATCATGAGACGTTACAGCATCAAACCTTATAACGAATCAGATAACACAGGAAACTTACGTCATATTGTTGTTCGTCGTGGCTACCACACGGGTGAGATGATGGTTGTGTTGATTACAAGAACACCAAAATTATTCCCAACAAGTAAAATTATTCCTGATATTTTAGAAGCTTTACCAGAAGTAGTCAGTATTGTGCAAAACGTCAATCCGAAGAAAACCAACGTGATTTTTGGGGACGAAACGATTTTATTACATGGTGAAGATAAAATGATCGATACGATTTTTGATTTGAAATTTGAAATCTCTTCTCGTTCGTTCTATCAAGTAAATCCGCAACAAACAGAAGTAATGTACAATAAAGTGAAAGAATACGCTGCTTTAACGGGCGATGAAATCGTTGTAGACGCATATTGTGGAATCGGTACGATTGGTTTAACCTTAGCCAAAGATGCCAAACACGTTTATGGTGTGGAAGTCATTGAAGAAGCAGTGAAAAATGCAGAAAGCAATGCCAAATTGAACGAGATCACAAACGCAACCTTTACTGCTGGTTTAGCGGAAGAAGCATTACCAAGAATGATCGAAAATGACATCAAGCCTGATGTTGTCATCGTTGATCCACCACGTAAAGGGTTAGAAGCAAGTTTAGTTGAGACCTTGATTGAAACGAAACCAGCACGAATCGTTTATGTGAGCTGTAATCCAGCAACCTTGGCACGTGATTTGGCTTTACTTGTTGAAGGCGGCTTTGAAGTCAAAGAAGTCCAACCAGTTGATAACTTCCCGCAAACAACACATATCGAGTCAGTGACTCTATTGACAAGGGCGGTGCAATAA
- a CDS encoding endonuclease/exonuclease/phosphatase family protein — protein MNLKKSIKIFLSVLSIFIAIILVYVSYVFFSYGRIADNKPVEITQKAKMNQATTNKEYKITTFNIGYGSYTPDYTFFMDGGKQSKAVSEASVVKNISGVINTTKKINPDFALFQEVDEQATRSRGVDEVTQINQQFSDYSSVFATNYDSAFLMYPVLDPIGKSKSGILTLSNHEIETSIRYSLPIETNFNKFFDLDRAFTVSKIPVENGKYLMLYNVHLSAYIKDQKIQKEQVHKLFDHMENEYKKGNYVVGGGDFNHDLLDSSTKTFKNDTTEEYTWLQPFPKEELPKNLQVAALSETKMPVPSVRNLDKPYTKGESFVALIDGFIVSDNVENVSGKVIDAEFENSDHNPVEMTFKLRQ, from the coding sequence ATGAATTTAAAGAAAAGTATCAAAATATTTTTAAGTGTTCTATCCATTTTTATCGCCATCATTCTAGTTTATGTCAGCTATGTTTTTTTTAGTTATGGAAGAATTGCGGATAACAAGCCTGTTGAAATCACTCAAAAGGCTAAAATGAACCAAGCAACAACAAATAAAGAATACAAAATCACAACGTTTAACATAGGCTACGGTTCTTACACGCCAGATTACACCTTTTTCATGGATGGCGGTAAACAATCTAAAGCAGTCAGTGAAGCAAGTGTTGTTAAAAATATCTCTGGCGTAATCAATACGACTAAAAAAATCAATCCAGATTTTGCTTTATTTCAAGAGGTTGATGAACAAGCCACCCGTAGTCGTGGTGTAGATGAAGTGACACAAATCAATCAGCAATTTTCCGATTACTCTAGTGTGTTTGCTACGAATTATGATTCAGCTTTTCTGATGTACCCTGTATTAGATCCAATTGGTAAATCGAAATCAGGCATCTTAACATTGAGCAATCATGAGATTGAAACAAGTATCCGTTATAGTTTGCCAATCGAAACGAATTTCAATAAATTCTTTGATTTAGATCGTGCCTTTACGGTCTCAAAAATTCCAGTTGAAAATGGCAAATATTTGATGCTGTATAATGTTCATCTATCGGCCTATATCAAGGATCAAAAAATCCAAAAAGAACAAGTGCATAAATTATTCGATCATATGGAAAATGAATACAAAAAAGGCAATTATGTCGTTGGTGGTGGTGATTTTAATCATGATTTACTCGATTCTTCGACTAAGACTTTTAAAAACGACACAACAGAAGAGTACACATGGTTACAGCCTTTTCCAAAAGAAGAGCTACCGAAAAATTTACAAGTTGCAGCTTTAAGTGAAACGAAAATGCCAGTTCCTTCAGTGCGTAATTTAGATAAACCATATACAAAAGGGGAGTCCTTTGTAGCGTTGATTGATGGATTTATCGTTTCAGATAATGTTGAGAATGTTAGTGGAAAAGTGATTGATGCTGAGTTTGAAAATTCAGATCATAATCCAGTTGAAATGACGTTTAAGTTGAGACAATAG
- a CDS encoding iron chaperone, with amino-acid sequence MKDINEFFSSINEPEHRERLEELFEWTMKTYPQFSVVIKWNQPMFTDHGTFIIAYSTSKKHLSIAPETVTISTFKEDIEKSGYQHTDNIIKITWEQPIDYSLLKKIIDFNVQEKIDYTKFWRE; translated from the coding sequence ATGAAAGATATCAATGAATTTTTTTCAAGCATTAATGAACCGGAACATCGTGAGCGTTTAGAAGAATTATTTGAATGGACGATGAAAACTTATCCGCAATTTAGTGTTGTAATCAAATGGAATCAGCCAATGTTTACGGATCATGGTACTTTTATCATTGCGTATAGTACTTCAAAAAAACATCTTTCCATTGCACCAGAAACTGTGACGATTTCTACATTTAAAGAGGACATTGAGAAATCAGGCTATCAACACACAGATAATATCATCAAAATCACGTGGGAGCAGCCAATTGACTATTCATTACTAAAAAAAATAATCGATTTTAACGTTCAAGAAAAAATCGATTACACGAAATTTTGGCGTGAATAA
- a CDS encoding diacylglycerol kinase: MKKARVIYNPTSGKELVKKNLADILSVVEECGYETSAFATTPEENSAKNEARRVAELGFDLIVAAGGDGTINEVVNGIAPLEKRPTMAIIPAGTTNDYARALKIPRDNILKAAEVIKKNQTVKMDIGKAQDSYFINIAAGGHLTELTYEVPSELKSIFGYLAYLAKGAEMLPRVKPIKMRMEYDEGVYEGNASMFFLGLTNSVGGFEQIAPDAKLDDGKFSLIIVKTANVFEILHLAALMLNGGKHIEDNRLIYTKTSHLHAETLEPNSRMMINLDGEYGGDAPMEFTNLHQHIEMFANADAIPSNAIMGTVLDDYDDDSDEEDEYLETSKEFVKEVERLTEEDIDNNGKIG; encoded by the coding sequence ATGAAAAAAGCAAGAGTGATTTATAATCCAACTTCAGGCAAAGAGTTAGTGAAGAAAAACCTAGCTGATATTCTTTCTGTAGTGGAAGAATGCGGATATGAAACCAGTGCTTTTGCTACAACTCCAGAAGAGAATTCTGCAAAAAACGAAGCTCGCCGCGTAGCAGAGTTAGGCTTTGACCTAATTGTTGCAGCCGGCGGTGACGGAACGATCAATGAAGTTGTAAATGGGATTGCTCCTTTAGAAAAAAGACCGACAATGGCGATCATTCCTGCTGGAACAACCAATGATTATGCAAGAGCATTAAAAATCCCTAGAGATAATATTCTTAAAGCCGCAGAAGTCATTAAAAAAAATCAAACCGTCAAAATGGATATTGGTAAAGCGCAAGATAGCTACTTTATCAATATTGCAGCCGGTGGTCATTTAACGGAATTGACCTATGAAGTTCCTTCAGAACTGAAAAGTATTTTTGGTTACTTAGCTTATTTAGCTAAAGGAGCCGAAATGTTACCTCGTGTCAAACCAATCAAAATGCGGATGGAGTATGACGAAGGTGTTTATGAGGGGAATGCTTCGATGTTTTTCCTAGGATTGACTAATTCAGTGGGTGGTTTTGAACAAATTGCACCTGATGCAAAACTCGATGATGGTAAATTTTCACTGATCATTGTAAAAACGGCTAACGTGTTTGAAATTTTACATTTAGCAGCACTGATGTTAAACGGTGGCAAACACATTGAAGATAACCGTCTGATCTATACAAAAACTAGCCATTTACATGCTGAAACACTGGAGCCAAACAGCCGTATGATGATCAATTTAGATGGAGAATACGGCGGTGATGCACCGATGGAATTTACGAATTTACATCAGCATATCGAGATGTTTGCCAATGCAGATGCTATTCCCTCTAACGCAATCATGGGAACTGTTTTAGATGATTACGATGATGATTCAGATGAAGAAGATGAATATCTGGAAACAAGTAAAGAGTTTGTAAAAGAAGTAGAACGTTTGACAGAAGAAGATATTGATAATAATGGAAAAATTGGTTAA
- a CDS encoding helix-turn-helix transcriptional regulator: MVKSKITSVHVGTYRSETEMSQNDLAMKVGVARQTIINLEKNKHNPSLLLMYAISEELGTTIEELVSFEKLEDNE, from the coding sequence ATGGTCAAAAGTAAAATAACCAGTGTGCATGTAGGTACTTACCGATCAGAGACCGAAATGTCTCAAAACGACCTTGCAATGAAAGTGGGGGTTGCAAGACAAACGATTATTAATTTAGAAAAAAATAAGCATAACCCATCTTTACTATTGATGTACGCTATTTCAGAAGAATTGGGAACGACAATTGAGGAACTGGTTAGTTTTGAAAAACTAGAGGATAATGAGTAG
- the pnuC gene encoding nicotinamide riboside transporter PnuC: MSSNFIINDFKGWERKNYLFLLTMIGAQLVAFSFNPSNWITLVGGLSGIICVNLIAQGKASNYIFGFISALIIGYFGFKTRVYAEVLLQSFYIIMDITGLYAWLKASEDGSGNVTDVKTLRGIQWLYAGLVWLAIGMIAYFLLGFVNDAQQTLDAITFSVSATGMLLMIKRYQSQFVFWLLGNIFSLLLWFRAGTHAGGDYALFVMYCMYTFNSIYGMIHWLKLKKINNNR, encoded by the coding sequence ATGAGTTCAAATTTTATTATAAATGATTTTAAAGGATGGGAGCGAAAGAATTATCTTTTTTTACTTACGATGATTGGTGCACAATTAGTTGCGTTTTCGTTTAACCCTTCTAACTGGATCACTTTAGTAGGCGGATTATCTGGTATTATTTGTGTTAACCTAATTGCTCAAGGCAAGGCGAGCAATTATATTTTTGGGTTTATAAGTGCATTGATCATAGGATATTTTGGATTTAAAACGCGAGTATATGCTGAAGTTTTGCTTCAAAGCTTTTATATTATAATGGATATTACCGGGTTGTATGCATGGCTAAAAGCTAGTGAAGATGGATCTGGCAATGTGACTGATGTAAAAACGTTGAGAGGGATTCAATGGTTATATGCTGGACTTGTGTGGCTGGCAATCGGTATGATCGCCTATTTTCTTTTAGGCTTTGTCAATGACGCCCAGCAAACGTTAGATGCCATAACATTCAGTGTTTCGGCAACTGGAATGCTATTGATGATCAAAAGATACCAGTCACAATTTGTATTTTGGTTACTAGGAAATATCTTTTCTTTACTCTTATGGTTTAGAGCAGGAACACATGCTGGTGGAGACTATGCTTTGTTTGTTATGTATTGTATGTATACATTTAATTCTATTTACGGTATGATTCATTGGTTAAAATTAAAAAAAATAAACAATAATAGGTAG
- a CDS encoding MerR family transcriptional regulator yields the protein MTIKEMAELVGISADTLRYYERIGVIPSVTRTVHGVRDYDEIHLEWIQSILKLKASGMTLEMIIEYVRLANVGDSTIEARKQLLEEEQERITAKIEELQDRLATINFKIADYYEDLLPKTTAMINKMKPKID from the coding sequence ATGACGATCAAAGAAATGGCAGAGCTAGTAGGCATTTCTGCGGATACATTAAGGTATTACGAAAGAATTGGCGTAATCCCATCTGTTACAAGAACAGTTCATGGCGTTCGCGATTATGATGAGATTCACCTTGAGTGGATTCAGTCGATCTTAAAATTAAAAGCGTCTGGCATGACATTGGAAATGATCATTGAATATGTTCGTTTAGCGAATGTAGGTGACTCTACGATTGAAGCAAGAAAACAATTGCTGGAAGAAGAACAGGAACGGATTACAGCGAAAATCGAAGAGCTACAGGATAGATTAGCGACAATAAATTTTAAAATTGCTGATTATTATGAAGATTTATTACCTAAGACGACTGCGATGATCAATAAGATGAAACCTAAGATAGACTAA